In Lacibacter sp. H375, one DNA window encodes the following:
- a CDS encoding MerR family transcriptional regulator, protein MNKFTIKDLENLSGIKAHTIRIWEQRYSFLKPQRTATNIRYYSNHELKMLLNISLLNKYGYKISHINRMSNDELRDKTLTLTSAEAQQERIVNELIQYMIDVELDGFEKVLDQYIQLRGVEKAITYIIFPFLERIGILWLTDHINPAQEHLITNIIRQKLIVGIDNAVTPLSLKTKMLLFLPENEHHEIGLLFLQYMLKNRGVKVIYLGANVPVKDLEYVVELKKPDYIYTHLTTVIKEFNFDKFINNLKLRFPHQQIVISGLMAQTFEKKQMPSNFRFLKSFAEVNEFMASLT, encoded by the coding sequence ATGAACAAGTTTACCATTAAAGACCTCGAAAATCTGAGTGGCATTAAGGCCCACACGATCCGCATTTGGGAGCAACGTTATTCGTTCCTGAAGCCGCAACGTACGGCTACGAATATCCGTTATTACAGCAACCATGAGTTAAAAATGTTACTCAACATTTCGCTGCTCAATAAATACGGGTATAAGATCTCACACATCAACCGCATGAGCAATGATGAATTGCGGGACAAAACGCTCACACTCACAAGTGCAGAGGCTCAACAGGAGCGTATTGTAAATGAGCTTATTCAATACATGATTGATGTTGAACTGGATGGCTTCGAAAAGGTTCTTGACCAATACATTCAGTTAAGAGGAGTTGAAAAAGCCATTACATATATCATCTTTCCTTTTTTGGAAAGGATCGGTATACTCTGGTTAACGGATCATATTAACCCGGCACAGGAACATCTTATCACAAATATCATCAGGCAAAAGCTGATCGTTGGTATCGATAACGCTGTTACTCCGTTGTCGCTCAAAACAAAAATGCTTCTTTTTCTCCCCGAGAACGAGCATCATGAAATTGGATTACTGTTTCTGCAATACATGCTGAAGAACCGTGGGGTAAAAGTGATTTACCTGGGGGCGAATGTTCCGGTTAAAGACCTGGAGTATGTGGTGGAGCTGAAAAAACCGGATTATATCTATACTCATCTTACAACCGTTATCAAGGAGTTTAATTTTGATAAGTTCATCAATAATCTGAAACTGAGGTTTCCTCATCAGCAGATTGTCATCTCTGGTTTGATGGCCCAAACCTTTGAGAAAAAGCAAATGCCCTCCAATTTCCGTTTTCTTAAATCATTTGCAGAAGTAAATGAATTCATGGCAAGCCTAACTTAA